A region from the Inhella inkyongensis genome encodes:
- a CDS encoding transporter substrate-binding domain-containing protein, translating into MDLQWGGQPPRRRALGLMALATTACTESATETTPLRLRVGVERDYGPFVFVDERGELRGLSVDILRAIAPRVGLQLEWQPAAPLNQLLRRAERGELDLLTSLRATPERARYLGFGPPYVEVPAALLLRPGSSAALAGLSALAGRKVGVGKGYAVEAYVRTHFPAVQWEACNDDAEAVRRWVAGELEGVVADIASIEHVRRSLGLTSDRLQLRADLGFGYALSFAYPKDRVEIGARLAQGQSLLETEAQRAILQRWLPPGEVEAAVRQPTRDSLRVWGLGALGLAGLAGLALLGRRRRADGAAR; encoded by the coding sequence ATGGATTTGCAATGGGGTGGCCAGCCGCCGCGTCGACGCGCGCTCGGCCTGATGGCCTTGGCGACGACGGCTTGCACGGAGAGCGCAACCGAAACGACGCCGCTGCGTCTGCGTGTGGGGGTTGAGCGCGACTACGGCCCTTTCGTCTTTGTGGATGAGCGCGGCGAGCTGCGCGGGCTGTCGGTGGACATCCTGCGAGCCATTGCCCCGCGTGTGGGGTTGCAGCTGGAGTGGCAGCCGGCCGCGCCCCTGAACCAATTGCTGCGGCGCGCCGAGCGCGGTGAGCTGGATTTGCTGACCTCACTGCGTGCCACGCCGGAGCGGGCGCGCTATCTTGGTTTCGGGCCGCCCTATGTGGAGGTACCGGCGGCGCTGCTGCTGCGGCCGGGTTCGAGCGCGGCCCTCGCCGGGCTCTCGGCGCTGGCCGGGCGCAAAGTGGGGGTCGGCAAAGGCTATGCCGTGGAGGCCTATGTGCGCACCCATTTCCCTGCGGTGCAGTGGGAAGCTTGTAACGATGATGCCGAGGCCGTGCGGCGCTGGGTGGCCGGTGAATTGGAAGGGGTGGTGGCTGACATCGCCAGCATCGAGCATGTGCGACGGTCCTTGGGGTTGACCTCGGATCGTCTGCAGTTGCGAGCCGATCTGGGCTTCGGCTATGCCCTCAGCTTCGCTTACCCGAAGGATCGTGTCGAGATCGGTGCGCGCCTGGCTCAGGGGCAAAGCCTGCTGGAGACCGAGGCGCAGCGCGCCATCCTGCAGCGTTGGCTGCCGCCCGGCGAAGTCGAAGCGGCGGTGCGTCAGCCCACACGGGATAGCTTGCGCGTATGGGGCCTTGGTGCGTTGGGCCTGGCCGGGTTGGCGGGCCTGGCTCTGCTGGGACGACGGCGCCGCGCGGACGGAGCGGCACGATGA
- a CDS encoding RNA polymerase sigma factor FliA → MYTAKGKLDTNILLKQYSPLVRRLAHQMIARLPANVELDDLVQVGMIGLTDALSRFDAAHGVQFETFATQRIRGAMLDELRGGDWLSRGTRRQQREIEEAMHKAEQKLGRSASESEIAAAMGVSLSEYQDALTKVRGTQLVYLEDIGGGEDGDDYLDRHVADHANNPTALLQDARMRSALVEAIKALPEREAYVMSMYYEHDMNLKEIAAVLKVTESRVCQLHSQAIARLRVKLREH, encoded by the coding sequence ATGTACACCGCCAAAGGCAAGTTAGACACCAACATCCTGCTCAAGCAGTACAGCCCGCTGGTGCGGCGCTTGGCGCATCAGATGATTGCTCGCCTGCCGGCCAATGTGGAGCTGGACGATCTGGTGCAGGTCGGCATGATCGGCCTGACCGACGCCCTGAGCCGCTTTGACGCCGCGCATGGGGTGCAGTTCGAGACCTTTGCGACCCAGCGCATTCGTGGCGCCATGCTGGATGAACTGCGGGGCGGGGACTGGCTGAGTCGCGGCACGCGGCGCCAGCAGCGCGAGATCGAAGAGGCGATGCACAAGGCCGAGCAGAAGCTGGGACGCTCGGCCAGCGAGAGCGAAATCGCCGCGGCGATGGGCGTTTCTTTGAGCGAATACCAGGATGCGCTGACCAAGGTGCGCGGCACCCAGTTGGTCTATCTGGAGGACATTGGCGGGGGCGAGGATGGTGATGACTACCTCGATCGCCATGTGGCCGATCACGCCAACAACCCCACCGCGTTGTTGCAGGATGCGCGCATGCGCTCCGCCTTGGTCGAAGCCATCAAGGCTTTGCCCGAGCGCGAGGCCTATGTGATGAGCATGTATTACGAGCACGACATGAACCTCAAGGAGATTGCGGCGGTGCTCAAGGTCACCGAGAGCCGGGTCTGCCAGCTGCACAGCCAAGCCATTGCGCGATTGCGCGTCAAGCTGCGCGAACACTGA
- a CDS encoding GGDEF domain-containing protein: protein MSPLHPLKSLSLLNEPDRHPAQAGWRRTAAALLAYALGLLLSMALARLPHATAPLWYANALGAMVLLSQPARHWPLLLGVLMGLLAVFNSLVGSPWDAGLRYLPGNGLEMLVGAALLRPHLGRLAQRLRPQDWCLALVLGALLPGLCGALIGALLLPAQTLRSPSTTALAWWTGSVAGAMAILPLGLLALLRRDLLRERLRQPEAWVAVLACLGAALLVCSVSSQPHVYLMLLLVLVGLTQGLLATALATWGVSMALSYVQGSGLMPLPVSISEWGAWMTFLPLAALLVPAQLIAVAVERLQEQERRVKEDFARMPLMAASLDAQLRLLAVSERLQRWLPAARPGVALVECLALPSGERGRVQTFLQGVGAEPEELRLGDQGSPTAPALRLRARLSQGEFGAQLHVVLEDLSEQQRMQEALSQSRNALESSHFDPLTGLLQRGPFFERAQQLLARQSGQSWALAFVDVDRLKQVNDHHGHAAGDCLLAQLGHGLQNVVRPGDLAGRIGGDEFALLLAGVDSALKPEGLSERLEQSLAAHIDFQGQALSLSVSVGVLVGCEPAPLIELLAAADAAMFMRKRAQARPGPAASGAGSAAAEPAA, encoded by the coding sequence ATGAGCCCACTTCACCCCCTCAAGTCGCTCAGTCTTCTGAACGAACCGGATCGGCACCCCGCACAGGCCGGGTGGCGGCGCACTGCAGCCGCGCTGTTGGCCTACGCGCTGGGGCTGTTGCTGTCGATGGCGCTGGCGCGACTCCCACACGCCACGGCGCCGCTCTGGTACGCCAATGCCTTGGGGGCGATGGTGCTGCTGTCCCAGCCAGCGCGCCATTGGCCGCTGTTGCTGGGGGTCTTGATGGGACTGCTGGCGGTGTTCAACAGTTTGGTGGGATCGCCTTGGGATGCCGGCTTGCGCTATTTGCCGGGCAATGGCTTGGAGATGCTGGTGGGAGCCGCCTTGCTGCGCCCCCATTTGGGGCGGCTGGCGCAGCGGCTGCGACCGCAGGATTGGTGCCTGGCTTTGGTCTTGGGCGCTTTGTTGCCAGGCCTGTGCGGTGCCCTCATAGGGGCTTTGTTGCTGCCCGCGCAGACCCTGCGCTCGCCCTCGACCACGGCCTTGGCCTGGTGGACCGGCAGTGTGGCGGGGGCGATGGCCATCCTGCCGCTGGGGCTCCTGGCCTTGTTGCGACGCGACCTGCTGCGTGAACGTCTGCGCCAGCCCGAGGCCTGGGTGGCCGTGTTGGCCTGTCTGGGCGCGGCCCTTTTGGTGTGCTCTGTCAGCAGCCAGCCCCATGTCTATCTGATGTTGCTGCTGGTACTGGTGGGCCTGACTCAGGGTTTGTTGGCCACCGCGTTGGCCACCTGGGGGGTGTCAATGGCGCTGTCCTATGTGCAGGGCAGCGGCTTGATGCCCCTGCCGGTCAGCATCTCGGAGTGGGGCGCGTGGATGACTTTCCTGCCGTTGGCGGCGCTCTTGGTGCCGGCACAGCTGATCGCAGTGGCGGTGGAGCGTTTGCAGGAGCAGGAACGCCGGGTCAAGGAAGACTTTGCGCGAATGCCCTTGATGGCCGCTTCGCTCGATGCCCAGTTGCGTCTGTTGGCGGTCAGTGAACGCCTGCAGCGCTGGCTACCCGCGGCGCGGCCCGGCGTGGCCCTGGTGGAGTGCTTGGCTCTGCCCAGTGGCGAGCGGGGGCGCGTACAGACCTTTTTGCAGGGCGTTGGCGCCGAACCCGAGGAGCTGAGACTTGGGGATCAGGGCTCCCCGACCGCACCGGCCTTGCGCCTGCGCGCTCGCCTCAGTCAGGGCGAGTTCGGGGCGCAACTGCATGTGGTGCTGGAAGACCTGAGCGAGCAGCAGCGCATGCAAGAGGCCCTGAGCCAATCCCGCAATGCGCTGGAAAGCTCGCACTTTGATCCCCTCACAGGCCTGCTTCAACGCGGGCCATTCTTCGAGCGGGCCCAGCAGCTTTTGGCGCGCCAGTCCGGGCAATCCTGGGCCCTGGCCTTTGTGGATGTCGACCGACTCAAGCAGGTCAATGACCATCACGGACACGCGGCCGGGGACTGCCTGTTGGCGCAGCTGGGGCACGGTCTTCAAAACGTGGTGCGGCCGGGCGATCTGGCCGGCCGGATCGGCGGCGATGAATTCGCGCTCTTGTTGGCGGGGGTGGATTCGGCTCTGAAGCCCGAGGGCTTGAGTGAACGCCTGGAGCAGTCCTTGGCCGCACACATCGATTTTCAGGGCCAGGCGCTCAGTCTGAGTGTGAGCGTCGGGGTCCTGGTGGGTTGCGAGCCGGCGCCTTTGATCGAGCTGCTGGCTGCAGCAGATGCAGCCATGTTCATGCGCAAGCGGGCACAGGCACGGCCCGGCCCGGCTGCGTCAGGTGCGGGCTCCGCCGCAGCGGAGCCCGCAGCCTGA
- the flhF gene encoding flagellar biosynthesis protein FlhF: MNMKRFTAPTTREAMNLVRAAYGDDAVVLATKPCAEGIEVLAMEPEGLAKVQEIAARGAGPGTTVKQDVGTLGMSTLSFQDYVRERMLRRRQAELQGKPDPVMAVPAANPKPARQDSEAERQRRAQAQIAAMRAQRVDSATVRAPAPAAAPRSGSAAQRWQAAGAATRIEPQMDPSPRAVAGAPILSQAAPQPAPRQGPVAAAGNARDEARLRLRQPAEAPLRRNPPVLRDEVPSVPGIEPGDFGAKASRTERERADLMRELKDMKGLIEQRFGALAFMEKLQRQPLQARLAQRLLEAGFSPALTRKLVDACPSAFAAGADEQQWAQAVLARNLQLGATPLEDRQGVFALIGSTGVGKTTSTAKLAAHFAAKHGAANLGLITLDAYRVGAHEQLRAYGRILGVPVHTAHDRASLDDLLDLLANKQMVLIDTAGMAQRDSRTQELLQMLAHPSIRRLLVVNASAQGETLDDVVSAWRAADCEGVVLSKVDEAVRLGPALDTLIRHRLCLQAVANGQRVPEDWLRLSADELLQHAFKPRAESAWSKDGQDLQLVFAGSSAVLAAAH, from the coding sequence ATGAACATGAAGCGCTTTACCGCCCCCACCACCCGCGAGGCCATGAACCTGGTGCGGGCCGCCTATGGCGACGACGCCGTGGTGCTGGCCACCAAACCCTGCGCCGAGGGCATCGAGGTGCTGGCCATGGAGCCCGAGGGCCTGGCCAAGGTGCAGGAGATTGCCGCGCGCGGCGCCGGCCCGGGCACCACGGTCAAGCAGGACGTGGGCACGCTGGGCATGAGCACCCTGTCGTTCCAGGACTATGTGCGTGAACGCATGCTGCGTCGTCGTCAGGCCGAACTGCAGGGCAAGCCCGATCCGGTGATGGCCGTCCCCGCTGCCAACCCCAAACCGGCGCGTCAGGACAGCGAGGCCGAGCGCCAGCGCCGCGCCCAGGCCCAGATCGCAGCCATGCGCGCCCAGCGCGTGGACAGCGCCACGGTGCGCGCGCCGGCACCGGCCGCTGCGCCGCGTAGCGGCTCGGCGGCCCAGCGCTGGCAGGCGGCCGGCGCGGCAACCCGCATCGAACCGCAGATGGACCCTTCGCCGCGTGCCGTCGCGGGTGCGCCGATCCTTTCGCAGGCTGCCCCCCAGCCGGCCCCCCGCCAGGGCCCAGTTGCCGCCGCCGGAAATGCCCGTGATGAAGCCCGCTTGCGTCTGCGCCAGCCGGCCGAAGCGCCTCTGCGACGCAATCCCCCGGTGCTGCGCGACGAGGTGCCCAGCGTGCCGGGCATCGAGCCGGGCGACTTCGGCGCCAAGGCCTCGCGCACCGAGCGCGAGCGGGCCGATCTGATGCGCGAACTCAAGGACATGAAGGGCCTGATCGAGCAGCGCTTTGGCGCCCTGGCCTTCATGGAAAAGCTGCAACGCCAACCCCTGCAGGCCCGGCTGGCACAGCGCCTGCTGGAGGCCGGCTTCTCGCCGGCGCTGACGCGCAAGTTGGTGGATGCCTGCCCCAGCGCCTTCGCCGCCGGCGCCGATGAGCAGCAATGGGCGCAGGCCGTGCTGGCGCGTAATCTGCAACTGGGCGCCACGCCGCTGGAGGATCGCCAGGGCGTCTTCGCCCTGATCGGCTCGACCGGGGTGGGCAAGACCACCAGCACGGCCAAGCTGGCGGCGCACTTCGCGGCCAAGCACGGCGCCGCCAATTTGGGTCTGATCACGCTGGACGCTTACCGCGTGGGTGCCCATGAGCAGTTGCGCGCTTATGGTCGGATTCTGGGTGTGCCGGTGCATACGGCGCATGACCGGGCCTCGCTCGACGACCTGCTGGATTTGTTGGCCAACAAGCAGATGGTGTTGATTGACACCGCCGGCATGGCGCAGCGCGACAGCCGCACCCAGGAGCTGCTGCAGATGTTGGCCCATCCCTCCATCCGGCGCCTGCTGGTGGTGAATGCGAGTGCGCAGGGCGAGACCCTGGACGATGTGGTGAGCGCCTGGCGCGCCGCTGATTGCGAGGGGGTGGTGCTGAGCAAGGTGGACGAGGCGGTGCGCTTGGGCCCTGCGCTCGATACCCTGATCCGGCATCGCCTGTGCCTGCAAGCCGTCGCCAATGGGCAGCGGGTGCCCGAGGACTGGTTGCGTCTGAGCGCCGACGAGCTGCTGCAACACGCCTTCAAGCCGCGCGCTGAGTCGGCCTGGAGCAAGGACGGCCAGGATCTGCAACTGGTGTTTGCCGGCTCCTCGGCCGTGTTGGCTGCTGCGCACTGA
- the flhA gene encoding flagellar biosynthesis protein FlhA yields MNAAPALMQRLQALLGPHAAMAQALGAPVAVLLVLSMMVLPLPPLVLDLLFTLNIALALMVMMVAAQMLRPLDFAAFPTVLLLTTLMRLSLNVASTRVVLLEGHTGPGAAGQVIESFGHFLIGGNFAVGLIVFAILVVINFIVVTKGSERIAEVSARFTLDALPGKQMAVDADLSAGLIDDKEAKRRRAELGDEADFFGSMDGASKFVRGDAVAGILILVINIVGGFAIGMAQHGLSAGQAADAYILLAVGDALVAQIPGLLISVAAAMVVSRVGKDRDIGSMIGTQMFGSWRALAITAGVVGVLGLIPGMPHGVFLLMGGAIGALAWWLRERERQAKQAPPPAPVSTTNPDGEASWDDLQPVDTLGLEVGYRLITLVDKSREGDLLARIKGVRKKFAQDVGFLPPAVHIRDNLELRPSQYRLLLRGAVVGEAEAYPGLWLAINPGHATAKLPGTQTTDPAFGLPAVWIEERQREAAQMAGYTVVDCSTVIATHLSHLMQVNAAKLLGRVETQHLVEHLTKLAPKLMEDVVPKMIALPMLQRVLQALLEEGVHIRDMRSIVEALAELGATVTDPAELARRVRMQLAPAIVQQIYGPVKELDVIALDPELERLIVQALTSPHGQALDPGVADQLARRAAETSDKQEERGVPACLLVPDLIRAPLARLLRRAAPRLKVISHSEVPESHSIRIGSVIGGAV; encoded by the coding sequence ATGAATGCTGCACCCGCCTTGATGCAAAGACTGCAGGCCTTGCTGGGTCCGCATGCCGCCATGGCCCAGGCCCTTGGGGCGCCCGTGGCGGTCCTGCTGGTGCTCAGCATGATGGTGCTGCCGCTGCCACCTTTGGTGTTGGACCTGCTGTTCACGCTCAACATCGCGTTGGCGCTGATGGTGATGATGGTGGCCGCACAGATGCTGCGGCCCTTGGACTTCGCGGCCTTCCCCACCGTGCTGCTGCTGACTACGCTGATGCGTCTGTCGCTCAACGTGGCCTCGACCCGTGTGGTGCTGCTCGAAGGTCACACCGGGCCGGGCGCGGCGGGCCAGGTGATCGAAAGCTTTGGCCACTTCCTGATCGGTGGCAACTTTGCCGTCGGTCTGATCGTGTTTGCCATCCTGGTGGTCATCAACTTCATCGTCGTCACCAAGGGCAGCGAGCGCATCGCCGAAGTCTCGGCGCGCTTCACCCTGGATGCCTTGCCGGGCAAGCAGATGGCGGTGGACGCGGATCTCTCCGCCGGACTGATCGATGACAAAGAGGCCAAGCGCCGCCGCGCCGAGTTGGGCGATGAGGCCGACTTCTTCGGTTCGATGGACGGTGCCAGCAAGTTCGTGCGCGGCGATGCTGTCGCCGGCATCCTGATTCTGGTGATCAACATCGTCGGCGGCTTTGCCATCGGCATGGCGCAGCACGGCCTGTCCGCCGGCCAAGCGGCGGACGCCTACATCCTGTTGGCGGTGGGCGACGCGCTGGTGGCGCAGATTCCCGGCCTGCTGATCTCGGTGGCAGCCGCGATGGTGGTATCGCGAGTGGGCAAGGACCGCGACATCGGCTCGATGATCGGCACGCAGATGTTTGGCAGCTGGCGCGCGCTGGCCATCACGGCCGGTGTGGTGGGCGTGCTGGGTCTGATTCCGGGCATGCCGCATGGGGTGTTCCTGCTGATGGGGGGGGCCATCGGCGCCCTGGCCTGGTGGCTGCGTGAACGCGAGCGCCAGGCCAAGCAGGCGCCGCCGCCCGCACCGGTGTCGACGACCAATCCGGATGGCGAGGCCAGTTGGGATGACCTGCAACCGGTCGACACCCTGGGCCTGGAGGTGGGATACCGCCTGATTACCCTGGTGGACAAGAGCCGCGAAGGCGATTTGCTGGCCCGCATCAAGGGGGTGCGCAAGAAGTTTGCGCAGGACGTGGGCTTTCTGCCGCCGGCTGTGCACATTCGCGACAACTTGGAATTGCGCCCCAGCCAGTACCGCCTGCTGCTGCGTGGCGCCGTAGTGGGCGAGGCCGAGGCCTACCCGGGCTTGTGGCTGGCCATCAACCCGGGCCATGCCACCGCCAAGCTTCCCGGTACACAGACCACCGATCCGGCCTTCGGTCTGCCTGCGGTGTGGATCGAAGAACGTCAGCGGGAAGCCGCGCAAATGGCCGGCTACACGGTGGTTGATTGTTCGACCGTCATTGCCACCCATCTCTCACACTTGATGCAGGTGAACGCGGCGAAGTTGTTGGGCCGCGTCGAGACCCAGCACTTGGTTGAGCACCTCACCAAGCTGGCACCCAAGTTGATGGAAGACGTGGTACCCAAGATGATCGCTTTGCCGATGCTGCAACGTGTGCTCCAGGCCTTGCTGGAGGAGGGCGTGCACATCCGCGACATGCGCTCCATCGTCGAGGCCCTGGCCGAATTGGGCGCCACGGTGACGGACCCGGCCGAACTGGCCCGCCGCGTGCGCATGCAGCTCGCCCCGGCCATCGTGCAGCAGATCTATGGGCCGGTGAAGGAGCTGGACGTCATCGCGCTCGACCCCGAGTTGGAGCGTCTGATCGTGCAGGCCCTGACCAGTCCGCATGGCCAGGCCCTGGATCCCGGTGTGGCCGATCAGCTGGCGCGCCGGGCCGCCGAGACCAGCGACAAGCAAGAGGAACGCGGCGTGCCGGCCTGCCTGCTCGTCCCCGACCTGATCCGCGCCCCGTTGGCTCGACTGCTGCGCCGCGCTGCGCCCCGTTTGAAGGTGATTTCGCACAGCGAAGTGCCTGAGTCCCATTCGATCCGCATCGGCTCCGTCATTGGAGGTGCTGTATGA
- a CDS encoding protein phosphatase CheZ, whose translation MQMEELAKLAQGQALTVDPAVFQQLGTITRVLHDTMEQLGVMPKLQTATDGLPDARSRLTYIADKTAAAANKVLNSVDQAKADHEAIAQATRDIAAKIVADPVRAVASGAILNFVSEVEGKTARIDQHLTDIMMAQDFHDLTGQVVKKVVQLTSELEESLVKLLVQVVPPEQREKVSQEVLQGPVVNPEGRADVVTNQGEVDDLLASLGF comes from the coding sequence ATGCAGATGGAAGAACTGGCAAAACTGGCCCAGGGTCAGGCCCTCACGGTGGACCCGGCCGTGTTTCAGCAGCTCGGCACCATCACCCGGGTGCTGCACGACACCATGGAGCAGCTCGGGGTGATGCCCAAGCTGCAGACTGCGACTGACGGTCTGCCGGATGCGCGCAGCCGCCTGACCTATATCGCCGACAAGACGGCGGCGGCTGCCAACAAGGTGCTGAACTCTGTCGATCAGGCCAAGGCCGATCACGAGGCCATCGCCCAGGCCACGCGGGATATTGCAGCCAAGATCGTGGCCGATCCGGTGCGGGCGGTGGCCAGTGGCGCGATCCTGAATTTCGTGTCGGAAGTCGAGGGCAAGACGGCCCGCATCGACCAGCACCTCACCGACATCATGATGGCGCAGGACTTTCACGACCTGACCGGACAGGTGGTCAAGAAAGTGGTTCAGCTGACCAGCGAGCTGGAAGAAAGCTTGGTGAAGTTGCTGGTGCAGGTGGTCCCGCCAGAGCAGCGTGAAAAGGTCAGTCAGGAAGTGCTGCAGGGCCCGGTCGTCAACCCTGAAGGGCGGGCCGATGTGGTCACCAACCAGGGCGAGGTGGACGACCTGCTCGCATCGCTGGGCTTCTAA
- a CDS encoding EscU/YscU/HrcU family type III secretion system export apparatus switch protein: MAEKDAQDHNLPASQRKIKKAREEGQLPRSRDLVHALMVAALILLAWTWLPQAVGEWKLLLADGLRFNAQSLQTPGILQTTLADFGGRLARALLMMFVVLGGAAVAAQLASGGWNFSTKAISLRWNLLNPLTGIGRMFSGQNAGQALKAVLLALVLGAVAAAALWQRMDHYIGLMSAPLEEALSQAGQLMLAGLMSLAVALAIFAAIDVPLQRQLYLRRLRMSRVEVKQEHKETEGSPEVKARQRARMRELTRQRMMAAVPKATLVVMNPSHYAVALRYEEGKDAAPIVVAKGVDLLALRIRDVAKEHRVPVLQAPPLARALYAHAKLDREVPLSLFAAVAQVLAYLYQLRAAMPGREPPAPNPEVPKGMDPQEESAAREEPDA; the protein is encoded by the coding sequence ATGGCCGAAAAAGACGCACAAGACCACAACTTACCGGCCTCGCAGCGCAAGATCAAAAAGGCGCGCGAGGAGGGCCAGCTGCCGCGCTCGCGCGATCTGGTGCATGCGCTGATGGTGGCTGCCCTGATCCTGCTGGCATGGACTTGGCTGCCCCAAGCGGTGGGCGAATGGAAGCTGCTGCTGGCCGATGGGTTGCGCTTCAATGCCCAAAGCCTTCAGACCCCCGGCATCCTTCAAACCACCTTGGCCGACTTTGGCGGGCGTTTGGCACGCGCGCTGCTCATGATGTTCGTGGTCTTGGGGGGTGCGGCTGTCGCGGCTCAACTCGCCAGTGGGGGGTGGAACTTCAGCACCAAGGCCATCAGTCTGCGCTGGAATTTGCTGAACCCCTTGACCGGGATCGGCCGCATGTTCTCGGGCCAGAACGCTGGCCAGGCGCTCAAAGCTGTGCTGCTGGCTTTGGTACTCGGTGCAGTGGCTGCGGCGGCGCTGTGGCAGCGCATGGACCACTACATCGGCCTGATGTCCGCACCGCTGGAAGAGGCCCTGAGCCAGGCCGGGCAGTTGATGCTGGCGGGCTTGATGTCGCTGGCGGTCGCGCTGGCGATCTTTGCTGCTATTGACGTGCCGCTGCAGCGCCAGCTCTATTTGCGCCGTCTGCGCATGAGCCGGGTCGAGGTCAAGCAGGAGCATAAAGAAACCGAGGGCTCGCCGGAAGTCAAGGCACGCCAGCGCGCCCGCATGCGCGAGCTGACCCGTCAACGCATGATGGCCGCCGTGCCCAAGGCCACCTTGGTGGTGATGAACCCCAGCCACTATGCGGTCGCCCTGCGCTACGAGGAGGGCAAGGATGCCGCGCCCATCGTAGTGGCCAAGGGAGTCGATCTGCTGGCCCTGCGCATCCGCGATGTGGCCAAGGAGCATCGCGTGCCGGTGCTGCAGGCTCCGCCGCTGGCGCGCGCGCTCTATGCCCATGCCAAGCTGGACCGCGAGGTGCCGCTGAGCCTGTTTGCCGCCGTGGCCCAGGTGCTGGCCTATCTGTACCAGTTGCGCGCTGCCATGCCCGGGCGCGAGCCCCCAGCGCCCAACCCCGAAGTGCCCAAGGGCATGGATCCGCAGGAAGAGAGCGCCGCGCGCGAGGAGCCTGACGCATGA
- a CDS encoding MinD/ParA family ATP-binding protein, with the protein MTMRFGDQADGLRRLFRAPQAQLVPVAAPGLATPGDFLLDALVGAYLERGLQVLVVDGGRAAKPASELARVNLAACIERLSADVGFLSARGLVGHYLDAQGQATGLLPALRQAAPAVDVILLHLPATELARVLSPALPCRPVLLCGATQAEVTEAYLAMKWLHQRAHCRVFGLLLAAPPRSAVAQRIGAQLADCAERFLGAALPCVASLDPRVGLHAAPSAELRRLARDSLVGRDSESGHHGGLNSPEPSRAWA; encoded by the coding sequence ATGACGATGCGCTTCGGGGATCAGGCCGATGGCTTGCGGCGGCTCTTTCGGGCGCCGCAGGCTCAGTTGGTCCCGGTGGCGGCCCCTGGCCTGGCCACTCCGGGCGACTTCCTGCTCGACGCCTTGGTGGGCGCTTATCTGGAGCGCGGCCTGCAGGTGCTTGTGGTGGATGGCGGCCGCGCGGCCAAGCCCGCTTCGGAGCTGGCCCGCGTTAATCTGGCCGCCTGCATCGAGCGGCTGTCCGCCGATGTCGGCTTCCTGAGCGCCCGCGGGCTGGTCGGGCACTATCTGGATGCCCAAGGGCAGGCCACTGGCCTGCTGCCGGCCCTGCGCCAAGCGGCGCCGGCCGTGGATGTGATCTTGCTGCACCTGCCCGCCACCGAGCTGGCGCGGGTGCTGTCGCCCGCGCTGCCCTGTCGGCCCGTGCTGTTGTGCGGGGCCACGCAGGCCGAAGTCACCGAGGCCTATCTGGCCATGAAGTGGTTGCATCAGCGCGCGCACTGCCGGGTCTTTGGCCTGCTCTTGGCCGCGCCGCCGCGCAGTGCGGTGGCGCAGCGCATCGGGGCGCAACTGGCCGATTGCGCCGAGCGCTTCCTAGGGGCGGCACTGCCCTGCGTGGCCAGCCTGGACCCGCGTGTCGGTCTGCATGCTGCGCCCAGCGCGGAGCTGCGTCGCCTGGCTCGGGATAGCCTTGTGGGCAGGGACTCCGAGAGCGGGCATCATGGGGGCTTGAACAGCCCGGAGCCGTCGCGTGCCTGGGCCTGA